A genomic segment from Vagococcus zengguangii encodes:
- a CDS encoding Gfo/Idh/MocA family oxidoreductase yields the protein MLNIAYIGNGKSTNRYHLPFATKIKEIVVKKIYARSEPKWDTLEGVEYVNDIEAIWGDNSLDLVVITTPPTSHFELAKEALQRGHNVLLEKPFCETSEQAQELFALAKEKGLFLECYQNRRYDSDFLTVQKVIESGKLGDILELEMHFDYFRPEVPTNNQRLDVINDFLYSHACHTLDQVISYFGEPLDVHYDVRQLLGLNRMNDYFDLDLFYEKGLKVSVKSSFFRIKERPSFAVYGTKGCFIKTTKDRQEEHLKLFYMPTNADFGLDLPEHYGELTYVDESGQYHQEKVVSEVGDYSRVYQAIYETLVNGQEPVVKPEQTLAQIKLLEAGIDAMNVNMPKYF from the coding sequence ATGTTAAACATTGCTTATATCGGTAATGGTAAAAGTACCAATCGTTATCATTTGCCATTTGCGACTAAAATAAAAGAAATTGTAGTAAAAAAAATCTATGCACGAAGCGAGCCTAAGTGGGACACGTTAGAGGGTGTTGAGTATGTTAACGATATAGAGGCTATTTGGGGAGATAACAGTTTGGATTTGGTCGTGATTACGACACCTCCGACAAGTCATTTTGAGTTGGCTAAGGAAGCTTTGCAACGCGGACATAATGTTTTACTAGAAAAACCGTTTTGTGAAACTTCTGAGCAAGCACAAGAGTTATTTGCTTTAGCTAAGGAAAAAGGGTTGTTCTTAGAGTGTTATCAAAATAGACGTTATGATTCTGACTTTTTAACAGTACAAAAAGTAATTGAAAGTGGCAAATTGGGGGATATTTTAGAGTTAGAGATGCATTTTGATTATTTCAGACCGGAAGTACCAACGAATAATCAGCGTTTAGATGTAATTAACGACTTTTTGTATAGCCATGCTTGTCACACACTTGATCAAGTTATTTCGTATTTTGGAGAACCACTAGATGTCCATTATGACGTTCGTCAGTTATTAGGACTAAATCGTATGAACGACTATTTCGACTTAGATTTGTTCTACGAAAAAGGTTTAAAAGTATCAGTAAAATCAAGTTTCTTTAGAATAAAGGAGCGTCCAAGTTTTGCGGTATATGGAACAAAAGGTTGTTTTATTAAGACCACAAAAGATCGCCAAGAAGAACATTTGAAATTATTCTATATGCCGACTAACGCTGACTTTGGCTTGGATTTACCCGAGCATTACGGTGAGTTGACGTATGTTGATGAATCAGGCCAGTATCATCAAGAAAAAGTAGTCTCAGAAGTGGGTGATTATTCTCGTGTTTATCAGGCAATCTATGAAACGCTTGTCAACGGGCAAGAACCTGTTGTCAAACCTGAGCAAACTTTAGCTCAAATAAAATTATTAGAAGCGGGCATTGACGCTATGAATGTAAATATGCCTAAATATTTCTAA
- a CDS encoding MurR/RpiR family transcriptional regulator — protein MLILQALKEKKNFNSSEIELANYILTNAEDVLDDSIQELSNKTFHATSTIYRLCRKIGLKGYKDFKIKLSAELQANPVTPSLVDPNFPFKKEDNTRSIAKKILELSISSLEYTEKLLTDNLIDQATHYLTNANKIGIFGYGDTYLPALNFQNKMMKIGKRVELTPIPGETHQLAFQFSPEDCAIVLSYSGQSKNMYEIAQILRQRKTKIIAITSNGDSHIAALSDLSIEIANKESQSVKQSTFSSQLAIDYVLNTLYSCLFVENFEVNQQKRISAELNFLNDRFF, from the coding sequence ATGTTAATTTTACAAGCACTCAAAGAAAAGAAAAACTTCAACTCTTCTGAAATTGAATTAGCAAACTATATATTAACGAATGCTGAGGACGTATTAGACGATTCTATTCAAGAATTATCAAATAAAACCTTTCATGCTACTTCGACCATCTACCGACTATGTCGCAAAATTGGTTTGAAAGGCTATAAAGACTTCAAAATTAAATTATCAGCTGAATTGCAAGCAAATCCTGTAACCCCTAGTTTAGTAGATCCAAACTTTCCTTTTAAAAAAGAAGACAATACACGCTCGATCGCAAAAAAAATACTAGAACTTTCCATTTCATCGCTCGAGTATACGGAAAAACTATTAACTGATAACTTGATTGACCAAGCAACTCACTATTTAACAAACGCAAATAAAATAGGGATTTTTGGTTATGGAGATACTTACTTACCCGCTTTAAACTTTCAAAATAAAATGATGAAAATTGGCAAACGCGTGGAACTGACTCCCATACCTGGCGAGACACACCAGTTAGCCTTTCAATTTTCACCTGAAGACTGTGCCATTGTCTTATCTTATAGCGGACAAAGTAAAAACATGTATGAAATCGCCCAAATCTTACGTCAACGAAAAACCAAAATTATCGCTATCACTTCTAATGGCGATTCACATATTGCTGCGCTAAGTGATTTATCAATTGAAATTGCTAATAAAGAAAGCCAATCAGTTAAACAATCTACCTTTTCATCTCAATTAGCGATTGACTACGTATTGAATACTCTCTATTCTTGTTTATTCGTTGAAAATTTTGAAGTAAATCAACAAAAACGAATTAGCGCGGAATTAAATTTCTTAAATGACCGTTTCTTCTGA